A genomic stretch from Pieris brassicae chromosome 9, ilPieBrab1.1, whole genome shotgun sequence includes:
- the LOC123714712 gene encoding lebercilin isoform X1 gives MSVASLLPEDKRKDQRISLESVYSSHSRLNLLQKRKRMNPAQPHHRPHGEQRVLSAKMHRLKALQNQLADAHFHLQELSNENKILRSLQKKQEVALQRYDSSSAELPQVLSAHSEEMRVQHAKYQQARRRLRELEGQLRDRDLRLQTLQDQHNHLLNLTRDKNLPEREKLQAQVSELQETARQQQETIAGLQRRLGLEAKNFRHRLQAEIEKHRDTRNDLDLAISNADKLSTIIEIKEKMISTAAGRSGGRSSPPKIASMAQLARPLSKNRKHGEDRSGEHYVPSRQGGDFRAPSGLSDENPVSRPRDLSAGNVDLVKAVQEGMASVGIREQRITCTENSQSKMETMKTDLMNRIRNNEEPPSRKTSALRRQSTEASVDEYVVEEVGRARRSSGVSFYEAGRGESETERGTGDGTQTGRRSERYCKDILEDIEKSSRVIDVHVRQLSAAAGAGERLASQLRAVDRVNELVNARGDLPAAAISQLQDEFEALSQHALPSRLRPAADLLGDRALSNRDLLDDLLGKK, from the exons ATGTCCGTTGCCAGTTTATTGCCAGAAGATAAACGAAAAGATCAAAG AATCTCTTTGGAGAGCGTCTACAGCAGCCATTCGCGGCTGAACTTGCTGCAAAAGCGGAAGCGTATGAATCCGGCTCAGCCGCATCATCGACCGCACGGCGAACAGCGTGTGCTGTCCGCTAAGATGCACCGACTCAAGGCGCTGCAAAACCAGCTTGCCGACGCGCATTTTCACTTGCAG GAGCTGagcaatgaaaataaaatccttCGCTCTTTGCAAAAGAAGCAGGAAGTTGCCTTGCAGAG GTACGACAGTTCGAGCGCGGAGCTTCCGCAAGTTCTGAGCGCGCACAGCGAGGAGATGCGCGTGCAGCATGCCAAGTACCAGCAAGCTCGCCGTCGCCTTCGCGAACTCGAGGGCCAGCTGCGAGACCGCGACCTGCGTTTGCAGACTCTGCAGGACCAGCACAACCACCTGCTCAACCTCACGCGCGATAA GAATCTACCGGAGCGTGAGAAGCTGCAAGCGCAGGTGAGCGAGCTGCAAGAGACGGCGCGGCAGCAGCAGGAGACGATCGCCGGGCTGCAGCGACGGCTGGGGCTCGAGGCTAAGAACTTCCGACATCGCTTGCAGGCCGAAATCGAAAAGCACCGCGACACACGAAACGACCTAGATCTGGCTATCAGCAACGCCGACAAGCTCTCGACCATTATCGAG ATTAAAGAGAAGATGATAAGCACGGCCGCCGGTCGCAGCGGAGGTAGAAGCTCACCGCCGAAAATAGCTTCTATGGCGCAGCTCGCCAGACCTCTTAGTAAAAATAGGAAACATGGCGAAGACCGTTCC GGCGAACATTATGTTCCATCGAGACAGGGCGGAGATTTTCGTGCGCCAAGCGGCTTATCCGACGAAAACCCGGTGAGTCGTCCCCGAGATCTTTCCGCCGGCAACGTCGATCTCGTAAAGGCCGTGCAGGAGGGCATGGCGAGCGTGGGCATCCGCGAACAACGCATCACCTGCACGGAGAACTCGCAAAGTAAAATGGAAACGATGAAAACGGATTTAATGAATAGAATTAGAAATAACGAGGAGCCCCCGTCGCGAAAGACGAGCGCTCTCCGACGACAGTCGACGGAGGCGAGCGTCGATGAATACGTGGTCGAGGAGGTGGGGCGGGCAAGGAGAAGCTCGGGCGTGTCTTTCTACGAGGCCGGTCGCGGCGAATCGGAGACGGAGCGCGGGACCGGGGACGGGACGCAGACGGGCCGACGCTCGGAACGATACTGCAAAGATATACTCGAGGATATCGAGAAGAGCTCGCGCGTCATCGACGTGCACGTGCGGCAGCTCTCGGCGGCCGCAGGAGCGGGCGAGAGGCTAGCCTCGCAGCTGCGAGCCGTCGACCGTGTCAACGAGCTAGTGAACGCTCGCGGGGACCTTCCCGCCGCAGCGATCTCGCAGCTTCAGGACGAGTTCGAGGCCCTTTCGCAACACGCGCTGCCTTCGCGTCTCCGTCCGGCCGCCGATCTCCTCGGAGACCGGGCGCTCTCTAACCGGGATCTACTGGATGACTTGCTTGGAAAAAAGTGA
- the LOC123714712 gene encoding lebercilin isoform X2: MNPAQPHHRPHGEQRVLSAKMHRLKALQNQLADAHFHLQELSNENKILRSLQKKQEVALQRYDSSSAELPQVLSAHSEEMRVQHAKYQQARRRLRELEGQLRDRDLRLQTLQDQHNHLLNLTRDKNLPEREKLQAQVSELQETARQQQETIAGLQRRLGLEAKNFRHRLQAEIEKHRDTRNDLDLAISNADKLSTIIEIKEKMISTAAGRSGGRSSPPKIASMAQLARPLSKNRKHGEDRSGEHYVPSRQGGDFRAPSGLSDENPVSRPRDLSAGNVDLVKAVQEGMASVGIREQRITCTENSQSKMETMKTDLMNRIRNNEEPPSRKTSALRRQSTEASVDEYVVEEVGRARRSSGVSFYEAGRGESETERGTGDGTQTGRRSERYCKDILEDIEKSSRVIDVHVRQLSAAAGAGERLASQLRAVDRVNELVNARGDLPAAAISQLQDEFEALSQHALPSRLRPAADLLGDRALSNRDLLDDLLGKK, translated from the exons ATGAATCCGGCTCAGCCGCATCATCGACCGCACGGCGAACAGCGTGTGCTGTCCGCTAAGATGCACCGACTCAAGGCGCTGCAAAACCAGCTTGCCGACGCGCATTTTCACTTGCAG GAGCTGagcaatgaaaataaaatccttCGCTCTTTGCAAAAGAAGCAGGAAGTTGCCTTGCAGAG GTACGACAGTTCGAGCGCGGAGCTTCCGCAAGTTCTGAGCGCGCACAGCGAGGAGATGCGCGTGCAGCATGCCAAGTACCAGCAAGCTCGCCGTCGCCTTCGCGAACTCGAGGGCCAGCTGCGAGACCGCGACCTGCGTTTGCAGACTCTGCAGGACCAGCACAACCACCTGCTCAACCTCACGCGCGATAA GAATCTACCGGAGCGTGAGAAGCTGCAAGCGCAGGTGAGCGAGCTGCAAGAGACGGCGCGGCAGCAGCAGGAGACGATCGCCGGGCTGCAGCGACGGCTGGGGCTCGAGGCTAAGAACTTCCGACATCGCTTGCAGGCCGAAATCGAAAAGCACCGCGACACACGAAACGACCTAGATCTGGCTATCAGCAACGCCGACAAGCTCTCGACCATTATCGAG ATTAAAGAGAAGATGATAAGCACGGCCGCCGGTCGCAGCGGAGGTAGAAGCTCACCGCCGAAAATAGCTTCTATGGCGCAGCTCGCCAGACCTCTTAGTAAAAATAGGAAACATGGCGAAGACCGTTCC GGCGAACATTATGTTCCATCGAGACAGGGCGGAGATTTTCGTGCGCCAAGCGGCTTATCCGACGAAAACCCGGTGAGTCGTCCCCGAGATCTTTCCGCCGGCAACGTCGATCTCGTAAAGGCCGTGCAGGAGGGCATGGCGAGCGTGGGCATCCGCGAACAACGCATCACCTGCACGGAGAACTCGCAAAGTAAAATGGAAACGATGAAAACGGATTTAATGAATAGAATTAGAAATAACGAGGAGCCCCCGTCGCGAAAGACGAGCGCTCTCCGACGACAGTCGACGGAGGCGAGCGTCGATGAATACGTGGTCGAGGAGGTGGGGCGGGCAAGGAGAAGCTCGGGCGTGTCTTTCTACGAGGCCGGTCGCGGCGAATCGGAGACGGAGCGCGGGACCGGGGACGGGACGCAGACGGGCCGACGCTCGGAACGATACTGCAAAGATATACTCGAGGATATCGAGAAGAGCTCGCGCGTCATCGACGTGCACGTGCGGCAGCTCTCGGCGGCCGCAGGAGCGGGCGAGAGGCTAGCCTCGCAGCTGCGAGCCGTCGACCGTGTCAACGAGCTAGTGAACGCTCGCGGGGACCTTCCCGCCGCAGCGATCTCGCAGCTTCAGGACGAGTTCGAGGCCCTTTCGCAACACGCGCTGCCTTCGCGTCTCCGTCCGGCCGCCGATCTCCTCGGAGACCGGGCGCTCTCTAACCGGGATCTACTGGATGACTTGCTTGGAAAAAAGTGA